The Pseudomonas sp. FP198 genomic interval TAAAAAACCTCAACAATTGAAAACTGCACGAAACCGGCTTTTGTGGCGAGGGGATTTATCCCCGCTGGGTCGCGAAGCGGCCCTCCTCACGACTTGTTTGATGCAGTGCATGGCAGATTTTGGGGGCGCTTCGCACCCCAGCGGGGATAAATCCCCTCACCACAAAGGCAATCCAGCCAGCGTCAGGTCAGCAACTGCACAACGCGTTATCCAGCACTTCGCGCAGCGCCAGGGGATGGTCGATTACCACATCCGCGCCCCAGTGCTTGGGGTTGTCGTCCGGGTGGATGTAGCCGTAGGTCACCGCGCAGGTCTTGGTCCCGGCGCTGCGGCCGGACTCGATGTCCCGCAGGTCGTCGCCGATGAACAGCACGCTGGCCGGGTCGAGGTCGAGCATCTTGCAAGCGAGGATCAGCGGCTCGGGGTCCGGTTTGCTGTTTTTCACATGGTCGGGGCAGATCAGCACTTTCGAGCGCTCGGCCAGGCCCAACTGCTGCATGATCGGCTCGGCGAAACGCACCGGCTTGTTGGTGACCACGCCCCAAATGAGATTGGCCGCCTCGATATCGGCCAGTACTTCGGCCATCCCATCGAACAGATGGCTGTGGACCGCGCAACCCTTGAGGTAGCGGTCGAGGAACTCCTGGCGCAGCTCCTCGAAACCCGGCGATTCCGGATCCATGGAGAACGTCACCGCGACCATCGCCCGGGCGCCGCCGGAAATCTCGTCGCGGATGTGTTGGGTGTTCATCGGCGGCAGGCCACGGTCGGCGCGCATGGCCTGGCAGATGGCGATGAAGTCTGGCGCGGTGTCGAGCAGCGTGCCGTCCATGTCGAAGAGAACCGCTTTGAGACGCATCGACTTATTCCTCGCGCAGGGTCTGGATCATGTAGTTGACGTCCACATCGGCGGCCAGCTTGTAGTGCTTGGTCAGCGGGTTGTAGGTCAGGCCGATGATGTCCTTGACGGTCAGCCCGGCCATGCGGCTCCAGGCGCCCAGCTCCGAAGGCCGGATGAATTTCTTGAAGTCGTGGGTGCCGCGTGGCAGCAGCTTCATGATGTATTCGGCACCGATGATCGCGAACAGGTACGCCTTCGGGTTGCGGTTGATCGTGGAGAAGAACACCTGGCCGCCGGGCTTGACCATCTGGAAGCAGGCACGGATCACCGATGACGGGTCCGGTACGTGTTCGAGCATTTCCAGGCAGGTGACTACGTCGAACTGGCCGGGCATTTCCTCGGCCAGGGCTTCGGCGGTGATCTGCCGGTATTCGACGCTGACGCCGGACTCCAGCTGATGCAGTTGCGCCACCGCCAGCGGCGCCTCGCCCATGTCGATGCCCATTACGGTGGCGCCGCGCAGGGCCATGGCTTCACTGAGGATGCCGCCGCCACAGCCGACGTCGAGGACTTTCTTGCCGGCCAGGCCGACGCGCTCGTCGATCCAGTTGACGCGCAGCGGGTTGATGTCGTGCAGCGGCTTGAATTCGCTTTCGCGGTCCCACCAGCGATGGGCCAGGGCCTCGAACTTGGCAATTTCAGCGTGGTCGACGTTGCTCATGTGCAGTTCCTCGAAAAACTTGAAAAATCAGTGGTCCCGAGCCGTGGCTCAAGGGCTGTGCTATTCGTTCTGGCCGCTGACCCGACGGCCCCAGTCCTGGGCCGTGGCGATCAGCTGCGATTCGTCCATGCGCGTCAGGCGGCCGTCCTCCAGCAATGGCTTGCCGGCCACCCACAGGTGTTTCACGCAATGGCGGCCGGTGGCGTAGATCAGTTGCGACACCGGGTCATAGATGGGCTGCTGCGCCAGGCCGGACAGGTCAAAGGCCACCAGGTCGGCGGCCTTGCCGACTTCCAGCGAGCCGACGATCGCCTCGATGCCCAGCGCGCGGGCGCCATTGAGCGTGGCCATGCGCAACGCCCGGTGAGCGTCCAGGGCCGTGGCCGAACCGGCGACAGCCTTTGCCAGCAGGGCGGCGGTGCGAGTTTCGCCAAGCAGGTCGAGGTCGTTGTTGCTCGCCGCGCCATCGGTGCCGACCGCTACGTTGACGCCGGCCTGCCACAGGCGTTCCACCGGGCAGAAGCCGCTGGCCAGCTTCAGATTCGATTCCGGACAATGGATCACGCTGCAATTGTGTTCTACCAGCAGCGCCTGGTCCTCGTCGCTGACCTGGGTCATGTGCACCGCCTGGAAGCGCGGCCCCAGCAGGCCAAGGCGCGCCAATCGGGCCATCGGCCGCTCGCCGGTGTTATCCACAGCCTGCTGCACTTCGAAGGCGGTTTCATGAACATGCATGTGGATGGCCGCGTCCAGTTCCTCGGCGATCACACGGATCTTTTCCAGGTTCTCATCGCCGACGGTGTACGGGGCGTGAGGGCCGAATGCGACTTTGATCCGCGGATGGTGCTTGAGGTCGCCAAACAATTCGATGCCCTGACGAATGGCTTCGTCGGCGCTGGCGGCGCCGGGGATCGGAAAGTCGAGGATCGGAATGGCGATCTGCGCGCGGATGCCACTGTTATGCACGCGTTCGCTGGCCACCTTGGGATAGAAGTACATGTCGGAGAAACAGGTGATGCCGCCCTGGATCTGCTCGGCGATCGCCAGGTCGGTGCCGTCGCGGACGAAAGCCTCGTCGACCCATTTGCCCTCGGCGGGCCAGATGTGCTGTTCGAGCCAGGTCATCAGCGGCAGGTCGTCGGCCAGGCCACGGAACAACGTCATTGCCGCGTGACCGTGGGCATTGACCAGGCCCGGGCTGAGCAGCATGCCGGGCAGTTCGCGAACCTGCGTGGCTGCGCATTGCATGGCTTCGGCCCGTG includes:
- the mupP gene encoding N-acetylmuramic acid 6-phosphate phosphatase MupP, whose product is MRLKAVLFDMDGTLLDTAPDFIAICQAMRADRGLPPMNTQHIRDEISGGARAMVAVTFSMDPESPGFEELRQEFLDRYLKGCAVHSHLFDGMAEVLADIEAANLIWGVVTNKPVRFAEPIMQQLGLAERSKVLICPDHVKNSKPDPEPLILACKMLDLDPASVLFIGDDLRDIESGRSAGTKTCAVTYGYIHPDDNPKHWGADVVIDHPLALREVLDNALCSC
- the ubiG gene encoding bifunctional 2-polyprenyl-6-hydroxyphenol methylase/3-demethylubiquinol 3-O-methyltransferase UbiG: MSNVDHAEIAKFEALAHRWWDRESEFKPLHDINPLRVNWIDERVGLAGKKVLDVGCGGGILSEAMALRGATVMGIDMGEAPLAVAQLHQLESGVSVEYRQITAEALAEEMPGQFDVVTCLEMLEHVPDPSSVIRACFQMVKPGGQVFFSTINRNPKAYLFAIIGAEYIMKLLPRGTHDFKKFIRPSELGAWSRMAGLTVKDIIGLTYNPLTKHYKLAADVDVNYMIQTLREE
- a CDS encoding TRZ/ATZ family hydrolase codes for the protein MPKPAVALDLLLLPTWLVPVEPAGIVLKDHGLGIRDGCIVFIGPRAEAMQCAATQVRELPGMLLSPGLVNAHGHAAMTLFRGLADDLPLMTWLEQHIWPAEGKWVDEAFVRDGTDLAIAEQIQGGITCFSDMYFYPKVASERVHNSGIRAQIAIPILDFPIPGAASADEAIRQGIELFGDLKHHPRIKVAFGPHAPYTVGDENLEKIRVIAEELDAAIHMHVHETAFEVQQAVDNTGERPMARLARLGLLGPRFQAVHMTQVSDEDQALLVEHNCSVIHCPESNLKLASGFCPVERLWQAGVNVAVGTDGAASNNDLDLLGETRTAALLAKAVAGSATALDAHRALRMATLNGARALGIEAIVGSLEVGKAADLVAFDLSGLAQQPIYDPVSQLIYATGRHCVKHLWVAGKPLLEDGRLTRMDESQLIATAQDWGRRVSGQNE